The sequence ATCGATCCGTTCAGCCTGCTGTTGGCCCGTGAAGCCAATGTCATCGTCGACGATTCGCAGTTTGCCGAGGAATTGCACGCCAGCCTTCGTCAGCACATTGAGGATGGTGCCTTGAAAGTGGATCAGGACTCATGGTACGGCCAGCCACTGTGGCGGCGCATCATCAACTGGAGCGCCTATGGTGTTGCCCGATTACTACTTGGTCTGGCGGGACTTCGCAGCAAAAGCTATTAGCTTTCAAAGTCACGATGAAAAGTAATCCCAGGCATTTGGACCACTTCTCATTAACGTCACGAACACTAAATGAGTCAATGTTGATTTCCATTATTATTCGTTTTCTTTCTCTACTTTTTCTATAGTTGCACTTAGCTTTTGATACACACCGAGTGCCACAATTAGAACAGCTGATACTAAAATGAGTAAACCTGGATACAGTAAAAGAGTAAGATCTTTCGTTCCTGCTTTAAAGATATAAACCAACCCTTCAATGCTAACTGCAATAGTTATGATTACAATTATTTTTGTAATTGTTCTTCTTGCTTCTTCAGGATCACGAAGCTGTTTATTTACAAATACTTCTTCTTCCATCATGTATTGTGCAACATCAATAATGGCTGCAGATATTATTATTGCACCGACAGACTGAAGCATTAATGGAATAAACTCTGTTGATTCCCCAACGCTGGAAATGACCTCATACACAGACCATCCCATAGTGACCAGGGATAGGATTATAAGAATTAATGCCGCAAACAAATGAACTCCAGAAAAGATAATATTAAACATTTTTTCCATGATTTGACCTTTATAAATTTCCAACTACTGAGGCTCTATCTGCTATCGATATAATACCCATTACGGCCCCGATAACCTGCCGCGAAGAGTGTCATTTGTCAGTTTACTTTCTTTTAGGGATTCGCACGGTAAAGACAGAACCAGTATTCAAACTGCTTTTCACAGAGACACGTCCTCCATGCCCTTGAACAATAGCTTTTACAGCCGCAAGACCTAGTCCATGCCCCTTACTGCTTGATTTACTTTGATGAAAAGCATCAAAAATATATGGTAAGTCATCATCTGAAATTCCAAGCCCATTATCTTTTATTTGAATGACCACATCTCTGTCATGCTCATTGACGCTGGTGACAATCTCTCCATTTTGATGAATAAATTTTATAGCGTTAGAAAACAGATTTTCGAACACTCGCTGCAGTTGTCTGCTGTCTGCTAGAATAGGCGATACAGAGTCATACTCCAAACGTATAGTACTTCCTTTTTCTGACGCCTGGGGCTGACATCTCAGAATGAGTTGATTAAGAAGTTCTGGTAAATCGATTTCTTCCAAATTAAGTCTTACCTTATCTGTGACTTGTCTTGAGAATTCCAAAAATTCCAACACCAGAGACTCCAACTGTTCTCCAGAGTATTTAATAGTTTTACAATAGGTATCAAGCTTGTCTGCTGACATATCTTCATGGTGTTCCTGGATTCTTTTTGTCAGACCTAAAATGGCAACCAATGGAGACTTCATGTCATGGGCCAGCATATTTTGAAAGTTGTTTTTTTCGCGCTCTAAGGACTTTTCCCTGGAAAAATCTTCAATTATCTCCAAAAAGCCGATGACTTCGCCATCATCATTTTTAATTGAAGCAGCACTTAGTCTTACCGGAATATGTTCATCATAACGGTTTATAAGTTCGGTCTCAACGCCGGAGGTCGGTACACCGGCTTCCTTTAAAGTTTGTAAAGGGCTTTCTGTGTTACGGCTTTTACTATGTAATATTTCAGAACATGATTTTCCCATGACCTCTAAGGCGGAATACCCCGTTAAGTCCTCTGCTGGATTATTAAAAGAGGTGATATTAAAATCTGCATCCATGGTCACTACAGCAACAGGAATATTTTCTAAAATTAGATGGCAGAAGTGAGGACTAACATGGTCAGACATACAGTTCCTTTTGTATCTAATTGTATTCTTTTTTTAAATCAATTTCCTGTTCCCACATCAACTAAAACCCATGTCCAGCTGTTCATTCTTACTCCTTCGATTGCAGCTCTTCTGGCACCGGCTTCGGCTGCCAACGCTCTTCCAGCACGGGCATATTTTTACTATGGGTTAAAATCACGATCTCGTCGCCGAAGCAAAATTCTGTTTTTTCATCGGCATGGGAAAACTTACCGTCACGGTAATAGCAGATAACCTTCGCTTCGGCTGGTAATTTCAGATCTTTGGCTGCGACCGCATCTTTCTCTGTGGCAATCAAGGTGAAAAAACGTGCTTCATCCTTTATGACCGTTGAAAGTTCAATGATTTCACCACCACCTGCCATGTCCACCAGAAAACGACTGATGGTTCGGGAGGGATTGATCGTGTCCTTCAGACCCAATTCATGGCAGATAGTTTCGAACTGGGGATCGCCGATGCTTGTCACTATCCTTACAAAACCAAGGGAACGGCCAACGAGACTGGCGATAAGGTTGACCTGATCACTGTTGGTCAGACAAAACAGAAAATCTGTTTCCCCGGGATTGACTTCATGCAGGATATTCGGCAGACTGCCATCACCATGAAGAAAGCTGCAGTCCAGCTCTTCAGACAATTCATCGATCATATCCTTATCAATCTCGATGATAACGACTTCATGACCCTTTCTGATCAGTTCCTTGGCAGTTTCGATACTTACTTTACCGGTTCCAATAAATACAATTCTCATGTTTCCTCCATTCTTCTGCCAAACCACGTCCCGGGATAGATCATCATCAGCCAGGCGATGATTTCAAGTCTTCCCATCAGCATGTCAACACACAAAACGCCTTTGAGCAGGGCTGGCAAGTTGGCATTTGTCAGTCCCACGGACAACCCAACCGTTCCCGTCGCCGAAACCACTTCAAACAGAGAGTCGAGCGGGCTGAACCCCATTACCACAAACGGCAGCCAGGAAAATAGAACAACTGCAACGAACAGCACAATAAGTAGAAGGGCCGCGTGAATATCTTGATCCCGCAACCGGCGGCCTACCAACCGATGCTCGATGACGGCGTGTCTCGGCAGACAGGTTCGTACCAGGATCAGCCGCAACACACTCACCGCAATCAACAGCCGCAGCAGCTTGAAGCCACCGGAGGTCGATCCAAAACCGCCACCCACCAGCATCGAGCTGATCAGAACCAGTTTTGAGCCTGCATCGAGCTGATCACAGGAAATTGAAGAAAAACCAGCGGTTGTCTGCGCAGAAAAAGCGAGCAGTGGTGCGTGATGGAGTATCTGGGTCCATGCCATGTCGGTACTGAGTCGCATTGCAGCACCAATTGTCAGCGAAACGATCAGAATAACGATGATGATGGCCCGCATCTGAAGAAATTCAACGCCAACGCGCCATTTTTCTTTAAACATCCCATACCAGAACGCAAGCGGGATAGCCCCGGCAAGGCAGAGCAGACTAATCCACACCTGAGCGGGCCAGCCTAAGATCGCGAGGCTGGTGTCATTCGGGGCAAAGCCTCCGGTCGAAACCGCCGCAAAGGTATACAGAACCCCGTCGAAACACCTCATGCCCACGGCAAGCGAACCGATGATACCGAGGACGGTCAAAATGATATAGACTTTCAGGACGCGCCGTGCGTGGGCCCGTGTACCACCGACAAGATCATCACTTTCCGCCTCGGTGACGGCAAGACCCTTTGCATCCAGACCCGGCTGGATGACGAGCGCCAGGGAAAGAACAACGATACCCAGCCCTCCATACCACTGCATCCAGGCGCGAGCAAAAAGAAATGTCGGCGGCGCGCCAACAAGCGTCGCCTTCGTGCTCAGTCCAGTGGTCGTCACCCCGGAGACGGCTTCAAAGAAGGCATCGAAAAAGCCAAGTCCCGAGCCCATCATCGGGTAGGACATCACCAACGGCGTAAAGAAAAATATCAATGCGACCAACATCATGCCTTCATTGGCCTGTACCCTGGCAGGAGTCCGCAGCCGGGACAGGCTGGCCCCGAGGACCGCGAGTCCGCAAATAACCACGCCATACCGCAGGCTGATGTCGATGTCGCCACAGATTACCGACACCACAAACGGCGCCAGCGACAGCGTAGCGAGCACTAGGGACATCTGGCCGAAATACTTGCAGACCACACGAAACCGAACCGCGTATCTGAGTTCTGTTGCCTGTTGTACCACCAACGAATCTTCTCCCCTTTTAAAACCCGTAGTGCAGAACGACACGATCTACAGTGGTTTCCATCAGGTCGCTTACGCTCTAAGAGACCAGATCTCCAATGTGCATCATTTTTTTTCTTTGCTCAGTAATTCATAACCGGCGACGACATCGAACAACTCTTCATCTATGGTACTCTGCCGCAGACGATGGAAGGTCCGGCTCAAATCCTCCAGCAGTTCATCAATATTTTTTTCGGCACGTTGCATCGCGGCCAGACGGCTGGCATTTTCAGCAGCCAGTGATTCAGCGCAAGCCTTGAAGAGCGATACGAAAAGATATTCACGGATAAGCGCCGAGAGTGTTGTCTCGCCACCTGCCAGGATATCGGGAAGATTATCAGACGGCCAGCTGACTTCGGTCAGGTGGTGGCGCCATTGCTTGTCAAGCGGCAGCAACCGTTGATTAACGGACTCATACAACGCCCCGGACTGGGGACGGTTGTGAAAGAGGTAGACCTGCCCGATCTCGCCTTTCCGCCGATGCTTTTCAAACTCGGTAAGAATCTGACCGACAAGCGGCGTGATGGCTGTGACCGAATTCGGTACCACGAATGTTCCCACCGGTGGCATTCCGGCATCCTTCAGACGCACGTCAACACGCTCGCCAACCGCCCAGATCCTTTTCTCCCCTGGCAAAGCACTCAGCGCATCCATGGTAAACTCCACCAGCGCCTCATTGAATTTGCCGACAAGTCCCTGGTCCGAGCCAAAAATGATTGCTCCAATCACACCTTTGTCTATTTGTTCGGCCTGATCCACACCGTAGTCCAGCCCGGCTCCTTGCTGGAAGTAGGCAACCAACCCCAGTTCCACAGTACGATCATAATCTATCAGGGCACTCACAGCGTTTTCGTACTGCCCCCTGTTTGAGGCAGCTAACGCTTTCATGGTCCGGACTACGGATCCAAGTTTGCCGGCACCGCTCATCTTACGGCGCAAATTTCCCAGTGTCTCGCTCATAGTTCCGTCTGAAAAACTGTAAGCGCATTGCCGGCGACGCGGAGAACCGCCTCGCGATCCTCGTCCGTCAAGGTGTCAGCCGAGAAAAATCGGCGGCTGACTTCCACCGGAATCTCAGCCGCGGCCTCACGCAGGGCACCTTCCACTTTTGGCATCATATCGAGCGGTATGGTGTCCAGGAGTCCATCGAGCAGGGCCAGCAGCACGGCTATCTGCTCAGGCACGGATACCGGAGCGAACTCCGGCTGCTTGAGACAGGCACGGATTCGTTGGCCATGGGCGATAATTTTCCGGGTATGCTCGTCAAGCCGGGCGCCGAACCTGGCAAAGGTTTCCAACTCCTCGAACTGCGCATAGGCAAGCTTCAAGGACCCGGCCACCGCGCGATAAGCCGCGAGTTGTGCCTTGCCCCCGACCCGCGACACCGATTTGCCAACATCAACTGCGGGCAGAATTCCCAGTTCAAAAAGCGTCGGCGAGAGATAGATCTGACCGTCGGTAATGGAAATAAGATTGGTTGGAATATACGCGGAGATATTCTGCGCCTCGGTCTCGATGATGGGCAACGCGGTGAGCGAGCCGCCACCGAGTTCACTGCGCAAGTGAGTTGCACGCTCCAGGAGCCGCGAATGGATATAGAAGATGTCGCCGGGAAAGGCCTCTCGGCCGGGTGGTCGACGCAGCAGAAGAGAGAGTTCACGGTAGGACCTGGCGTGGTGGGTGAGATCGTCATATACGATAAGCACGTCGCGGCCCTGCTCCATAAAATACTCGGCGATGCTGGTGGCGACATAGGGCGCGATATAGGTGAGGCCTGGCGGATCGTTGCCCTCTGTTACCACGACGATGGTGTATTCCATGGCGCCTTTTTCGCTGAGATCGGCGACGACCTTGGCCACGGCCGAGGCCCGCTGGCCGATGGCGCAATAGATGCAGACCATGTCCTGATCACGCTGGTTCAGGATGGTGTCGATGGCAATAGCTGTCTTGCCTGTTTGCCGGTCGCCGAGAATCAACTCGCGTTGGCCACGACCGATGGGAATAAGGGCATCGATGACCTTGATGCCGGTTTGCAGCGGCATGGTGACAGGAGCCCGGTCCATTATGGGTGTCGCATCCCTTTCGATGGGCAGACGCCGAGTGCAGGACACCGGCCCCTTGCCATCCAACGGACGACCAAGCGGGTCGATAACGCGGCCCAGCAGTGCATCACCCACAGCCACATCCATGACCCTTCCTGTGCGCTCGACTTCATCTCCCGTGTGCAGGAG comes from Desulfocapsa sulfexigens DSM 10523 and encodes:
- a CDS encoding two-component system sensor histidine kinase NtrB; this encodes MSDHVSPHFCHLILENIPVAVVTMDADFNITSFNNPAEDLTGYSALEVMGKSCSEILHSKSRNTESPLQTLKEAGVPTSGVETELINRYDEHIPVRLSAASIKNDDGEVIGFLEIIEDFSREKSLEREKNNFQNMLAHDMKSPLVAILGLTKRIQEHHEDMSADKLDTYCKTIKYSGEQLESLVLEFLEFSRQVTDKVRLNLEEIDLPELLNQLILRCQPQASEKGSTIRLEYDSVSPILADSRQLQRVFENLFSNAIKFIHQNGEIVTSVNEHDRDVVIQIKDNGLGISDDDLPYIFDAFHQSKSSSKGHGLGLAAVKAIVQGHGGRVSVKSSLNTGSVFTVRIPKRK
- a CDS encoding potassium channel family protein, giving the protein MRIVFIGTGKVSIETAKELIRKGHEVVIIEIDKDMIDELSEELDCSFLHGDGSLPNILHEVNPGETDFLFCLTNSDQVNLIASLVGRSLGFVRIVTSIGDPQFETICHELGLKDTINPSRTISRFLVDMAGGGEIIELSTVIKDEARFFTLIATEKDAVAAKDLKLPAEAKVICYYRDGKFSHADEKTEFCFGDEIVILTHSKNMPVLEERWQPKPVPEELQSKE
- a CDS encoding alternate F1F0 ATPase, F1 subunit alpha; this encodes MNIEPESLGNVFDSAFTEIRQVREAFTPQLTPREVGTITGVATGIARVNGLPGVGFEELVKFPGDLFGIAFNIDEDDIGVVLLGEYRLLHTGDEVERTGRVMDVAVGDALLGRVIDPLGRPLDGKGPVSCTRRLPIERDATPIMDRAPVTMPLQTGIKVIDALIPIGRGQRELILGDRQTGKTAIAIDTILNQRDQDMVCIYCAIGQRASAVAKVVADLSEKGAMEYTIVVVTEGNDPPGLTYIAPYVATSIAEYFMEQGRDVLIVYDDLTHHARSYRELSLLLRRPPGREAFPGDIFYIHSRLLERATHLRSELGGGSLTALPIIETEAQNISAYIPTNLISITDGQIYLSPTLFELGILPAVDVGKSVSRVGGKAQLAAYRAVAGSLKLAYAQFEELETFARFGARLDEHTRKIIAHGQRIRACLKQPEFAPVSVPEQIAVLLALLDGLLDTIPLDMMPKVEGALREAAAEIPVEVSRRFFSADTLTDEDREAVLRVAGNALTVFQTEL
- a CDS encoding TrkH family potassium uptake protein: MVQQATELRYAVRFRVVCKYFGQMSLVLATLSLAPFVVSVICGDIDISLRYGVVICGLAVLGASLSRLRTPARVQANEGMMLVALIFFFTPLVMSYPMMGSGLGFFDAFFEAVSGVTTTGLSTKATLVGAPPTFLFARAWMQWYGGLGIVVLSLALVIQPGLDAKGLAVTEAESDDLVGGTRAHARRVLKVYIILTVLGIIGSLAVGMRCFDGVLYTFAAVSTGGFAPNDTSLAILGWPAQVWISLLCLAGAIPLAFWYGMFKEKWRVGVEFLQMRAIIIVILIVSLTIGAAMRLSTDMAWTQILHHAPLLAFSAQTTAGFSSISCDQLDAGSKLVLISSMLVGGGFGSTSGGFKLLRLLIAVSVLRLILVRTCLPRHAVIEHRLVGRRLRDQDIHAALLLIVLFVAVVLFSWLPFVVMGFSPLDSLFEVVSATGTVGLSVGLTNANLPALLKGVLCVDMLMGRLEIIAWLMMIYPGTWFGRRMEET
- a CDS encoding F0F1 ATP synthase subunit gamma, with product MSETLGNLRRKMSGAGKLGSVVRTMKALAASNRGQYENAVSALIDYDRTVELGLVAYFQQGAGLDYGVDQAEQIDKGVIGAIIFGSDQGLVGKFNEALVEFTMDALSALPGEKRIWAVGERVDVRLKDAGMPPVGTFVVPNSVTAITPLVGQILTEFEKHRRKGEIGQVYLFHNRPQSGALYESVNQRLLPLDKQWRHHLTEVSWPSDNLPDILAGGETTLSALIREYLFVSLFKACAESLAAENASRLAAMQRAEKNIDELLEDLSRTFHRLRQSTIDEELFDVVAGYELLSKEKK